Within the Arthrobacter sp. V1I7 genome, the region GAAGCCGCCGATCATGGAACCACGGAGGTCCGTGAAATTTATCCCGGCGCCCGCGCGGCCCGCCCGGTCCACAGCGGCCGTCCAAGAAGGCCCAAGGGTTCCGAGGCCGGAATGGCAACCGCCGAGTACGCCATCGCCACCCTGGCCGCCGTGGGCTTTGCCGGGGTGCTCGTGTTCATCATGCGCAGCGACGAGGTCCGCGGCTTCCTGCTTAATCTCATCCGCACGGCGCTGGCGTTGCCATGAAGCCCGGACGCCCC harbors:
- a CDS encoding DUF4244 domain-containing protein — protein: MSIHRDAPAENRREAADHGTTEVREIYPGARAARPVHSGRPRRPKGSEAGMATAEYAIATLAAVGFAGVLVFIMRSDEVRGFLLNLIRTALALP